Proteins from one Setaria italica strain Yugu1 chromosome V, Setaria_italica_v2.0, whole genome shotgun sequence genomic window:
- the LOC101761116 gene encoding extensin-like translates to MARRSRPCGMQLAVVLALLVAGAAVVADDDEKCGNPCGNPCGVPCIYASPPPPPAPVYSPPPAPVYSPPPAPEYYPPPTPEKPGCPPPPEGGGGGYNPTPYTPGGGYNPSPYTPGGGGYNPTPSGWYTPPNQLPSYNTPPGTLYPQDPGFRPNGAPGRGAAAWRAVAAFLAVAGALAL, encoded by the coding sequence ATGGCACGGCGGTCGCGGCCGTGCGGCATGCAGCTGGCGGTGGTGCTcgcgctcctcgtcgccggcgcggcggtggtggccgacgacgacgagaagTGCGGGAACCCGTGCGGCAACCCCTGCGGCGTGCCGTGCATCTAcgccagcccgccgccgccgccggcgcccgtgtactcgcccccgccggcgcccgtgtactcacccccgccggcgccggagtaCTACCCGCCGCCTACTCCGGAGAAGCCcggctgcccgccgccgccggaggggggaggaggagggtacAACCCGACGCCGTACACGCCCGGCGGCGGCTACAACCCGTCGCCGTAcacgcccggcggcggcggctacaaCCCGACGCCCTCCGGGTGGTACACGCCGCCCAACCAGCTGCCGTCCTACAACACCCCGCCGGGGACGCTCTACCCGCAGGACCCCGGCTTCCGGCCCAACGGCGcgcccggccgcggcgccgccgcgtggcgcgCGGTGGCAGCCTTCCTGGCGGTGGCCGGAGCCCTGGCCTTGTGA
- the LOC101760712 gene encoding uncharacterized protein LOC101760712, producing MPPSLRPAAVLLVAAVWLWSAACAAGDDGDITSLLPPGTASPFPFCPVRPAGVSTGPFPWMTPPPPSTATFPQDPGFLPSGACPASASGAVAWLPLLAVFSAFLLPWMYR from the coding sequence ATGCCGCCGTCCCTGCGGCCAGCAGCAGTCCTGCTGGTCGCGGCCGTGTGGCTGTGGtcggccgcctgcgccgcgggcgacgacggcgacatcACGTCGCTCCTGCCGCCGGGGACCGCGTCGCCTTTCCCGTTCTGCCCGGTGCGGCCGGCCGGGGTCTCCACGGGGCCGTTCCCCtggatgacgccgccgccgccgtcgacggcgacgtTCCCTCAGGACCCGGGCTTCCTCCCGTCAGGGGCGTGCCCTGCCAGCGCCAGCGGCGCGGTGGCATGGCTGCCGCTGCTCGCTGTGTTCTCTGCTTTCTTGCTGCCCTGGATGTATCGGTAG